CGCGGCTGCCCAAGGAAGGGTTCTACACGATCGCCGAGGTCCTGGACGCCGGACGCGGCATCGACGCCGGCGCGCGCCGATTCCGGTTCGCCCCCGGGCAGCTCCGCTCTTCATGGGCCAATCTCGAGGACGTGGAGGTCGTGGCGCTTCACTTCTGGCATGACGAGCACCTGCCCGTCACGGCGGTGGACGAATCGGAGCGGATCGTCTCCTTCGGCCGCCGGAGCATCCGGCGCCTGACCGAAGCGCACGACGCCCGTCCCGCCCGCTTCTACGTGGAAAACGTCTTCGAGGCCCTGGAGCGGCCGGGCGAGTGGTACTGGGACCGGCGGCACGGCACGATCCATTACCTGCCCCTCGAGGGAGAGGAGGATCCGGAGACCCTGGAGGCCTTCGTTCCGCGGCTTCAGGAACTGGTGCGCTTCGAGGGCGCCCGCCACATCCGCCTGAGAGGGCTCTCGTTCGCCCACGCGGACGCCGTCTGTCCGCCGTCCTCGCGGGATCCGGAGCTGGCCGGCCCCTCGCAGGCCGCGGTGACCGCCACGGCCGCGATCCGCTTCGCGCACGCCGAATCCTGCGCCCTCGAGGACGGGGAGATTTCCCAGGTGGGAGGCTACGCGGTCGAGATCGGCCCGGGATGCTCCCGGATCGAAATCCGCGGCAACGTCCTGCGCGACCTCGGAGGCGGGGGCATCCGGGTCGGAAGCGCCGGCTCGCGCGAGAACCCCGCGCGGGAGAACGTCATCACGGACAACCGGATCGAGGAGGGCGGGCGGATCTGGCACAGCGCCGTGGGAATCCTCGTCCTCCACAGCGGCGGCAACGTCGTCGCCCACAACCTCATCCGCGACTTCTTCTACACGGGGATCTCGGTGGGCTGGATCTGGGGCTACCGCGACAGCCCCGCGCGGGACAATCGGATCGAGCGCAACCACATCCACCGCATCGGGCAGCGGGTGCTGTCCGACATGGGCGGCATCTACACGCTGGGGCCCTCGCCCGGCACGGTGGTGCGGAACAACCTCATCCACGACGTGGACTCCTTCGCGTACGGCGGCTGGGGCATTTATTTCGACGAGGGCTCGACCGGCATCCTCGCGGAGGACAACGTCGTCTACCGGACCAAGGACGGCGGCTTTCATCAGCACTACGGGAAAGAGAACGTGGTGAGGAACAACATTTTCGCCTTCGCGCGCGAGGCGCAGATCGGCCGGAGCCGCCACGAGCCGCACCTCTCGTTCACCTTCGAGCGCAACATCGTAGTCTGGACGGAAGGGACGCTCTTCCGCCGGGGCTATTCCGACAAGGTGGGCCACGGCTACCGGTTCGACCGGAACGTCTACTTCCAGACCGAAGGAAAACCCGTGAGTTTCGGCGGCCTGTCGCTCGAAGAATGGCGGGCCCTCGGGCAGGACGCCGAATCCGTGGTGGCCGACCCGCTCTTCGTCGATCCCGGAAAAGACGACTTCCGGCTGCGCCCCGAGTCGCCCGCCCTGCGCCTCGGATTCCGCCCGATCGATCTTTCGGACGTCGGTCCCCGGAAGCGGCGTTAGGGTCTTGCGCCGCCCCGTCCGGCGCGCGTATAGTATCGCCCATGCGAACGGCTCCCGCGCCGGGGGCCGCGGGGTCCATTCCCGCGCGCGCCCGGCCCGAGGTCCTCGCCCCGGCGGGCGACTTCGAGTGCGTCCGCGCGGCCGTCGAGAACGGCGCCGACGCGGTGTACTTCGGGGTCCAGAAGTTCAACGCCCGCGCCCGGGCCCGCAACTTCGCCCCGGAAGAGCTGCCGGACCTCTTCTCCTTCCTGCGCCTGCGCGGCGTGCGCGGATACGTCGCCTTCAACACCCTCGTCTTCTCGAACGAACTCGACGAGGCCGAACGGCTCCTCGAGCGGATCCTCGCCGCAGGACCCGACGCCTTCATCCTTCAGGACCTCGGAATCGCCCGGCTCCTGCGCGAAATGGCCCCCGGAGTGCCCCTCCACGCGAGCACCCAAACCACGACCACCTGCGCCGAGCAGATGGGGCTCCTCCGCGAACTGGGCTTCTCCCGCGTCATCCTGGCGCGCGAACTCTCGATCGAGGAGATCCGCCGCATCCGGGCCGCCACCGACATGTCCCTCGAAGTCTTCGTTCACGGAGCCCTCTGCGTGGCCTACTCGGGACAGTGCCTCACGAGCGAAGCCCTCGGGGGCCGTTCCGCCAACCGCGGGGCCTGCGCCCAGGCCTGCCGCCTCCCCTACGAGCTCGTCGTGGACGGCGCGCCGCGGGACCTGGGGGACCGGCGGTACCTCCTGTCGCCTCTGGACCTGGCGGCCCCCGACCTCGTGCCGGAACTCGCGGGGCTCGTCGACTCCATCAAGATCGAAGGCCGCCTCAAGAGCGCCGAGTACGTCGCCGCCGCCACCCGCGCCTACCGCAAGGCCGTGGACGAGGCCGTCCCCCTGTCGCGCGACGAGGAACTGGCCCTCCGCCAGGTCTTCTCCCGCGGCTTCTCCCACGGCTTCCTCTCGGGCGTCAACCATCAGGCGCTCGTCGAAGGACGCTCCCCCCGCAAGCGGGGACTCTTCCTCGGCCGCGTCTCCGCCGTCCGCGGGCGCCGCGCGGAAGTGACGCTTCAGGCCCCCCTCAAGCCCGGCGACGGCGTGGTCTTCGACTTCGGGAATCCCGAGGCGGACGAGCCCGGCGGCCGGGTGCTCCACCTCTGGCGGGACGGACGGCGCGTCGAAACGGCCGA
The nucleotide sequence above comes from Planctomycetota bacterium. Encoded proteins:
- a CDS encoding right-handed parallel beta-helix repeat-containing protein, coding for MRALLILALLAVPQDRPEAEYCVAPGGDDAGPGTFERPFASLERARDAARARRAGKPVTVLVRGGTYVLDKPLLFGPEDSGTAQAPVVFAAYPGEKPVLSGGIRLSGWRRSDVHGRPAWTAESPETRQLFVRGRRRPRARLPKEGFYTIAEVLDAGRGIDAGARRFRFAPGQLRSSWANLEDVEVVALHFWHDEHLPVTAVDESERIVSFGRRSIRRLTEAHDARPARFYVENVFEALERPGEWYWDRRHGTIHYLPLEGEEDPETLEAFVPRLQELVRFEGARHIRLRGLSFAHADAVCPPSSRDPELAGPSQAAVTATAAIRFAHAESCALEDGEISQVGGYAVEIGPGCSRIEIRGNVLRDLGGGGIRVGSAGSRENPARENVITDNRIEEGGRIWHSAVGILVLHSGGNVVAHNLIRDFFYTGISVGWIWGYRDSPARDNRIERNHIHRIGQRVLSDMGGIYTLGPSPGTVVRNNLIHDVDSFAYGGWGIYFDEGSTGILAEDNVVYRTKDGGFHQHYGKENVVRNNIFAFAREAQIGRSRHEPHLSFTFERNIVVWTEGTLFRRGYSDKVGHGYRFDRNVYFQTEGKPVSFGGLSLEEWRALGQDAESVVADPLFVDPGKDDFRLRPESPALRLGFRPIDLSDVGPRKRR